The following nucleotide sequence is from Leptospira stimsonii.
ACTTGGAGCTGGTTTTAGCCATTCTTATTGCAAAGATCTAATGCCTCTTACGGATGATCTTGTTAACTTTGTACTTTTTGATCATGGGAATTCTGAAAAACGTGAATTCTATCGCTTAACCGAATTTATAAAAGATTTTTTCAGCCCTGATTCTGAAAAAGTTAATTTTGAAAAGCTCGCTACTTTTCTACTTTCAAATCCATTTCAATCTTCCGGAGAAACTGTAGAAACTTATCGAGAGCTATATATAGATTTATTATCATTAATTGCTGATATTTACGGAAATCCGACGATTCATGAGAAAGAAGATGGTTTCGAGAATAGGAAGATTTTAGAAAAATTTTCTAAAAGAATTAAGGAAAGCGAAACTCCAATAATTAGTTTTAACTACGATACTATTATCGAACATTTCTTACTGAAAGATGACGACTGGGATTTGGCTACTGGTTATTCTCTTCCAGTATATGATTTCTTTACGAACGAAAAGCATAACCGAGATCTTAGAAAGAATAATAATACAAGATTATTGAAACTTCACGGCTCATTGAATTGGGGAATACCCCCAGAGGAAATTTATAATCAGACTGTTGAGAAAATTTATCTTAGTAAATATCAACCAGATATGCCTATACATGAAAATTATATATCAGGTTATTTTAACGAGCCATATAAGCTATATCCTTTCATAATTCCACCTGTTTCTGGTAAAACGTATCAAAGTAAAATAATTAGAAATTTATGGCATCAAGCAAAATATGCAATTATGACTGCAAAGCAAATACATATAATTGGATATTCTCTTCCAGAGTCAGATACTTTAGTTGAATTTCTTTTTAGAGCAGGCGCAGGAATCCCTCCTGAACCAAATCGAAAGAAAATAAGAGTTGTTGCTCCAAGTTTTACAGAAATTCAAAAGCTAAGAATTGAAAAAGTTTTTCAGACAGAAAAACATGAACACGATATTCAGTTCGTAAATATGGATGCGATGGAATATTTATCAACTTTTGAAAATTAGAGAATGGTTTTATTCATTTTAAGGATACATTCATGAAATTAAATAAATATGAGAAAATAGTCGAAAAATATTTAATATCATTTGATTTAGAAGTTGAAAAAATTGAAGAAAACCATTATCCAAATCAAAGAGTTCCTGATTTTAGAGTATCATCTAAAGACGGTAAATTATTTTTTGTTGAAGTTAAATCTCCTGAGCTACTGTTAAATCAAGAGTCTGGTGGTTATTCTTTTAGAACGACGGAAAACAAATTATTTAGAATCGTTTATGATTCGATTGCGCAGTTTAAAACATTCAATAGTTTGCATATGGTGCCGAATGTGCTAATAATCACATCTTCAGATTTTCAATTAAATTTTAGTAATTTTTGGCAAAGCATAAATGGGTCGATGAGCGTTCAGGGAGAAGAAGTTTATAATATTCGTTCTCGAAAAGACTTTCAAGTTATGCGAAATAACCTAAAGAATATAGATTTAATTATTTGGCATCAGATTGGAAATGATTCGATCTACGAGACAGTTCACTTCGTGAATCCAACCACTGAAAATGGTCGGAATTTGCTTATTCTCAATCAAATATTTAATCTTTCGAATCTTAAAAAAAATCCAAGAATAAATTGAATAGTCATAAATAGTATTTTTTTTATTAACCTATGAACGATGAATATTTTACTCGCTTTTTATTTGAATCAGAAAGCGATTCTTTAGATTTCAAAAGAGATCAGTATAAATTTACAAATGCTTCGGACGAGGAAAAATCTAAATTACTTAAAGACATTTTAGCTATGGCCAATTCTTGGAGGCAAAGTGACGGTTATATTGTTTTAGGAGTATTAGATAAAGCAGAAAAGCCTAATGAGCTATTTGGAATTACCGAACATATTGATGATGCAAAATTTCAGCAATTTGTAACTGGAAAAGTAAACCGAATTTGTAATTTTCAATACAAAACCTATCCTTTTGAAAATAAGACCTTTGGAATTTTTAAAATCCCAGTTCAAACGAGGCCAATTTATCTAAATAAGGATTATGGAACTTTAAAGAAAAATATTGTTTATGTTCGACGAGGGTCATCCACCGCGGAGGCTAATCTTGAAGAAATTAGCTTAATGGGGAATTCACTGCATTACGGAAGAAAACTCCCGGAATTGGATATTAATATTTTTAAGCGTGAAGGGGACCCGAATTTAAATAAGTCATTATCATATTCCACGAAAATGCTTAAGATATCTGATAAGATTCCGGATTTCCTAATTAGATCGGATTCGTTATACTCATTTCCAATGCATTCGAACGAAGATTACTTTAGAGATGTAATTGAGTATTTTAATTTTTCAATGGCTTATGCATCTTTAAAAATTCAGATTGAAAATAAGGGTGATATCGAGGCGAAAAATTTAAAGATCGAACTTTCAATTCTTGATACAGATATAGATATAATTCAGGATGGTGACGAGCCTGGAGAGCCAACTCAAGATTCAATGCAAAAAGCTCTGAGCTTGAGTAAGGCAATTTCTCTAAGTGATATAAATATAGTTAGGAAAGCTAATAAAATAATCATTTACTCTTCAATTGAAACGCTTCATGCAAAAAGGAATCTTGATCTTTCTGGTGTTATATATATCAACCCTCATCGCAAAAGAAAATTAATAATAGAATCTAAGTTATATTGCGATGGATTGGAAGTTCCTTTCTTACATAATCTGGAGATTATATTTGAACATGACGAAATAGAAGTAACATGGGAAGATTTTAAGAAGGTGCATTTTAAAAAGAAATCTTAAAAGAAAATTTTTAGCATCAAGCTCGAATTCGTAAATTTTGAAGCGAAGTTGTATTTTCTTGTGATGGTCCCAGAAAGTCGGATGAATGGAAATTATGCATAGTAATCGTCATATCAGGTGCGAATCCTACTCAGCAATTATTACTTACAATGGAAAAGAATGACGGGTGTTTCTTCGAGTAATGCTTTACTAATGTTTTGGACTTATCCGTGAAAGTACATTTCCAAAGCATATCGGCATCGTAAAAACAAGTGCTTTTCTACCAACCTCTATAAGGATATTATAGGTCATGGTAAAAAAAACCTTAAATGGCTTTAAGTGTGAAAGGAGACACCAAAACTTTACGATGCGCTTTCCAAAATGGAAAGAGGATTTCTCTCTTTTACTTTTCTTTATTTGATTGCGTTTTAGTTTTTTCCTCTAAACTTACATCGAAAATTTCCTTTGGATGAACCCCAAGGTTTCTCGCTATAACAAAAATGCTCTCAATATTAGGAGACGTTTCGCCGGATTCAATTCTCTGGTAGGTTCTGACACCTATCTTTAGTCCAGCTGCACCCTCTTGGGTAATTTTCTTCTTAAGCCTGATCTCTTTTATCTTATTTGCAACTAATGCTTTAAATTTAACAAATTCCACCTGTACAATTTAGCAGAAATTCGGCCATCATGCCACGGGCTTGGAGGCAAGTCACAAACGACACGTCGTAAAGTACGTATTTGACAAATATAATATGCCTCTTAAATTGTGCCTAGGAGCGATTAAATGAAATCAAAAGGAACAGCTTACCTTTTCTGGTTTATTGGATTTGGTATATTAGGACTGCACCGATTCTACTTAGGCAAGATTGGAACGGGTATACTTTGGATGTGCACGTTAGGTTTATTTGGCTTTGGTGCATTCTTTGATCTGTTTACTCTCGGGAGCCAGGTGGACGCGATTAATACCAAAAAAGAGCTAAAGGAAATTCGAACTGTAACGTTAGCGAACGCGGTAGCGCAAAAGAGGGCCGAAGCATGAAACAGCGATTTATTTTAATCATATTATTTATTTGGATTTTTAACAGTTGTTACTATATTCGAGAAACGAAAGGTAATAAAATTTCTTCAGAAGTTGTTGGAGAGGATACTTATGAGTATATTTATATAACTGGTCCCGAGCCAAAGATAACTTTTAAGGGTTCTAAGTTCGTAATTGAAACGGGAATAAAAGCTGAAAAAATAAAAGTCAAAAAAGAGGATTCAAAAGTTACCTATGAATTAATCCGAAAACCAGAGCTTACTGATGATATGTGCCAAAAAGCTATGGGTTTTTGTATTTTTCTTTTTCCAATTCCTTTAACTATTCTTCTATTCGAATCCTTTACTATCCCATTTCGTTCAATTGATTCAACAAGAGTAATGTTAGAAGATGCGAAAAGTGTTATTTCGCGCGAGCCTTTAAATCTTGCCTCTTTAAATAAAGACATCTCATTCAAAGTTGAGAATAATTTGCTGTTTTATGCTAAAGAATTCGATTCGCCTCCTTCTAAGATAGAAGTTGATCTGAATAGCCAAGGAATGGATTTTTATGAAGTTAGAAGATTGCGTGATGAGGATAATAAGGTTAAAAGTTATTGTTCTTATTTCAGAATGAATCTTAAAGAAAATGGAAAAGAACGATTATCTGGTATTGAAGGATGTCCTTCTCTAAACTTTGTGCAAGAATTCGAGAAGAAAAATAAAAATAAATGTTTAGCAAGACATGAGAGATTTCTGGCTACATTAACCCAATATTATAATCGAATGCAAGTAGACAACAATACTTATACCACATACTGTACCTCGAAAAGTGGTATAGATAGAAATAAATATTTGAATTGTTTAGACGAAGTTCGCGATTGTTTTGATATTATCAGACTTTAATCTTATTAACAGGATAATAATTAGTACCCTTTTGCAAAACTCCAGAGCATTGTTTAATAAATGTTTTGGAGTAATCTTTTGGTTATATTTGGACCTCGGCCTTAGACTTTTTCGTTCTTAATTCTCCGACCGTAAACAGACTTTAAAATTATTTTCTTCAAAAAAAATATTCAGCGATTTCAAATAATTTCCGCATTTT
It contains:
- a CDS encoding SIR2 family protein — its product is MIDEVFILGAGFSHSYCKDLMPLTDDLVNFVLFDHGNSEKREFYRLTEFIKDFFSPDSEKVNFEKLATFLLSNPFQSSGETVETYRELYIDLLSLIADIYGNPTIHEKEDGFENRKILEKFSKRIKESETPIISFNYDTIIEHFLLKDDDWDLATGYSLPVYDFFTNEKHNRDLRKNNNTRLLKLHGSLNWGIPPEEIYNQTVEKIYLSKYQPDMPIHENYISGYFNEPYKLYPFIIPPVSGKTYQSKIIRNLWHQAKYAIMTAKQIHIIGYSLPESDTLVEFLFRAGAGIPPEPNRKKIRVVAPSFTEIQKLRIEKVFQTEKHEHDIQFVNMDAMEYLSTFEN
- a CDS encoding AlbA family DNA-binding domain-containing protein, with protein sequence MNDEYFTRFLFESESDSLDFKRDQYKFTNASDEEKSKLLKDILAMANSWRQSDGYIVLGVLDKAEKPNELFGITEHIDDAKFQQFVTGKVNRICNFQYKTYPFENKTFGIFKIPVQTRPIYLNKDYGTLKKNIVYVRRGSSTAEANLEEISLMGNSLHYGRKLPELDINIFKREGDPNLNKSLSYSTKMLKISDKIPDFLIRSDSLYSFPMHSNEDYFRDVIEYFNFSMAYASLKIQIENKGDIEAKNLKIELSILDTDIDIIQDGDEPGEPTQDSMQKALSLSKAISLSDINIVRKANKIIIYSSIETLHAKRNLDLSGVIYINPHRKRKLIIESKLYCDGLEVPFLHNLEIIFEHDEIEVTWEDFKKVHFKKKS
- a CDS encoding helix-turn-helix domain-containing protein, with product MEFVKFKALVANKIKEIRLKKKITQEGAAGLKIGVRTYQRIESGETSPNIESIFVIARNLGVHPKEIFDVSLEEKTKTQSNKEK
- a CDS encoding NINE protein, encoding MKSKGTAYLFWFIGFGILGLHRFYLGKIGTGILWMCTLGLFGFGAFFDLFTLGSQVDAINTKKELKEIRTVTLANAVAQKRAEA